A window from Canis lupus baileyi chromosome 4, mCanLup2.hap1, whole genome shotgun sequence encodes these proteins:
- the HIGD2A gene encoding HIG1 domain family member 2A, mitochondrial has translation MAAPGPVTPGAPFEPSQPPVIEGFSPSVYSPPESFKEKFLRKTRENPMVPVGCLGTAAALTYGLYCFHRGQSHRSQLMMRTRIAAQGFTVAAILLGLAASAMKSRS, from the exons ATGGCGGCTCCTGGCCCTGTGACTCCGGGGGCACCCTTTGAACCATCACAGCCCCCAGTCATTGAGGGCTTTAGCCCCAGTGTCTACAGCCCTCCGGAAAGCTTCAAGGAAAAATTCCTTCGGAAGACCCGCGAGAACCCAATGGTACCCGTAG GCTGCCTGGGCACGGCGGCCGCCCTAACCTACGGCCTCTACTGCTTCCACCGGGGTCAGAGCCACCGCTCGCAGCTTATGATGCGCACCCGGATCGCTGCCCAGGGCTTCACGGTCGCAGCCATCTTGCTGGGTCTGGCTGCATCTGCGATGAAGTCTCGATCCTGA